The Streptomyces sp. NBC_01353 genome contains a region encoding:
- a CDS encoding carbohydrate ABC transporter permease, translating to MAPPRSFLWSRRIFLTLLTGFVLLPVYVMVSSSLKPLQDVSGKFQWLPSGLTIRPYVDIWETVPLADYFMNSLIVAGSATVCSVVIAVFAAYAVSRYSFRGKRAFTVTVLSTQMFPGILFLLPLFLIYVNIGNATGIALFGSRGGLILTYLTFSLPFSIWMLIGYFDSVPRDLDEAAKVDGCGPLGALFRVIVPAAIPGIVAVAVYAFMTAWAEVLFASVMTTDATRTLAVGLQGYSTQNDVYWNQVMAASLVVSVPVVAGFLLLQRYLVTGLTAGAVK from the coding sequence ATGGCCCCGCCGCGGTCATTCCTGTGGAGCCGGCGGATCTTTCTGACTCTCCTCACCGGATTCGTCCTGCTGCCGGTGTACGTCATGGTCTCCAGCTCGCTGAAGCCGCTTCAGGACGTCTCGGGGAAGTTCCAGTGGCTCCCCTCGGGGCTCACGATCCGACCGTACGTCGACATCTGGGAGACGGTCCCGCTCGCCGACTACTTCATGAACTCCCTGATCGTGGCCGGTTCGGCGACCGTCTGCTCCGTCGTCATCGCCGTCTTCGCCGCCTACGCGGTGAGCCGGTACTCCTTCCGCGGCAAGCGGGCCTTCACGGTCACGGTGCTGTCGACCCAGATGTTTCCCGGCATCCTCTTCCTGCTGCCGCTGTTCCTCATCTACGTCAACATCGGCAACGCCACCGGGATCGCGCTGTTCGGCTCACGCGGCGGCCTCATCCTCACCTATCTCACCTTCTCCCTGCCGTTCTCGATCTGGATGCTCATCGGGTACTTCGACTCGGTGCCCCGTGATCTGGACGAGGCCGCCAAGGTCGACGGCTGCGGTCCGCTCGGCGCTCTCTTCCGGGTGATCGTGCCCGCCGCGATCCCCGGCATCGTCGCCGTCGCCGTCTACGCCTTCATGACCGCGTGGGCCGAGGTGCTGTTCGCCTCGGTGATGACCACCGACGCCACCCGCACGCTCGCGGTGGGCCTCCAGGGCTACTCGACGCAGAACGACGTGTACTGGAACCAGGTCATGGCCGCTTCCCTCGTCGTGAGCGTGCCCGTCGTGGCCGGCTTCCTCCTCCTTCAGCGCTATCTCGTCACCGGACTCACCGCCGGAGCGGTCAAGTAG
- a CDS encoding sugar ABC transporter substrate-binding protein, with protein sequence MRRTRAAAVGAVTLSLVLSAAACGGGTSGGAGSNENPETLTYWASNQGASIEVDKEVLQPELDKFEKQTGIKVKLEVVPWNDLLNRILTATTSGQGPDVLNIGNTWSASLQSSGALLPWDTKNFEKIGGKDRFVASALGSTGVQGQDPAAVPLYSMAYALYYNKKMFADAGVAKPPATWDELVATGKKLSKDGKSAIGVEGSNLANNIHQVFVLGKQHGADFFTPDGKADFTSDGAVAAVEQYVDLMAEHKIVAPGNAEYAQNQSLSDFSNDKTAMVLWQTASATFASQGMKEDEWGVAPAPVQSGAPGQGKATNSMAAGINMAVFKNTKNIDGAMKFVKFMTGDEEQKILNKAYGSIPPVSSAQQDPAFNTPALAVLRETLATSAAALPQVPEESQFETVVGTAVKELFAEAAAGREVTTESVRAKLEKAQQQMPKK encoded by the coding sequence ATGCGCAGAACCCGAGCCGCAGCCGTCGGCGCCGTCACCCTCTCCCTCGTCCTCTCGGCGGCCGCCTGCGGCGGCGGCACCTCCGGCGGTGCCGGGTCCAACGAGAACCCCGAGACGCTCACCTACTGGGCGTCCAACCAGGGCGCCAGTATCGAGGTCGACAAGGAGGTCCTCCAGCCCGAACTCGACAAGTTCGAGAAGCAGACGGGCATCAAGGTGAAGCTGGAGGTCGTCCCCTGGAACGACCTGCTCAACCGCATCCTCACCGCCACGACCTCCGGCCAGGGCCCCGACGTCCTCAACATCGGCAACACCTGGAGCGCCTCCCTGCAGTCCAGCGGCGCCCTGCTCCCCTGGGACACGAAGAACTTCGAGAAGATCGGTGGCAAGGACCGCTTCGTGGCGTCGGCGCTCGGCTCCACCGGTGTCCAGGGCCAGGACCCCGCCGCAGTCCCGCTGTACTCCATGGCGTACGCCCTCTACTACAACAAGAAGATGTTTGCGGACGCGGGCGTCGCCAAGCCGCCGGCCACCTGGGACGAGCTCGTCGCCACCGGCAAGAAGCTCAGCAAGGACGGCAAGTCCGCCATCGGCGTCGAGGGCTCCAACCTCGCGAACAACATCCACCAGGTCTTCGTCCTCGGCAAGCAGCACGGCGCGGACTTCTTCACCCCCGACGGCAAGGCCGACTTCACCTCCGACGGTGCCGTGGCCGCGGTCGAGCAGTACGTCGACCTGATGGCCGAGCACAAGATCGTCGCCCCGGGCAACGCCGAATACGCGCAGAACCAGTCCCTCAGCGACTTCTCCAACGACAAGACCGCCATGGTGCTGTGGCAGACCGCCTCCGCCACCTTCGCCTCGCAGGGCATGAAGGAGGACGAGTGGGGTGTCGCGCCCGCTCCTGTACAGTCCGGCGCTCCGGGGCAGGGCAAGGCCACCAACTCCATGGCCGCCGGCATCAACATGGCCGTCTTCAAGAACACCAAGAACATCGACGGAGCCATGAAGTTCGTGAAGTTCATGACCGGTGACGAGGAGCAGAAGATCCTCAACAAGGCCTACGGGTCGATACCGCCGGTCTCCTCCGCCCAGCAGGACCCGGCGTTCAACACCCCGGCCCTCGCCGTTCTCCGCGAAACCCTCGCCACCAGCGCCGCCGCGCTCCCCCAGGTCCCGGAGGAGTCGCAGTTCGAGACGGTCGTCGGCACCGCCGTCAAGGAGCTCTTCGCCGAGGCGGCCGCCGGCCGTGAGGTGACCACCGAGTCGGTGCGGGCCAAGCTTGAGAAGGCCCAGCAGCAGATGCCCAAGAAGTGA
- a CDS encoding discoidin domain-containing protein — MPAVGIPVATPSHGRTPAAARRGIAATVVTTLVAALLAFLPAPAAQAAPVLLSQGKPVTASSQENGGTAAAGAVDGDLGTRWSSAFSDPQWLQVDLGAPAALERVELRWEAAYATAYRIEISVDGTTWSTAHSTTTGAGGTETVAVSGTARYVRMQGVTRATGYGYSLWEFQVYGTTDGGPVLPGGGDLGPNVHIMDPSTPGIQAKLDQVFQQQESAQFGSGRHAFLFKPGTYNGLNAQIGFYTQIAGLGLRPDDTTFNGDVTVDAGWFNGNATQNFWRSAENLALNPVNGTNRWAVSQAASFRRMHVKGGLNLAPSGYGWASGGYIADSKIDGTVGPYSQQQWYTRDSAVGGWTNGVWNMTFSGVEGAPATSFPNPPYTTLDTTPISREKPFLHLDGNELKVFAPAKRTNARGVSWANGTPQGESIPLSRFYVVKPGATAATINAALTQGLHLLFTPGVYHVDRTINVDRPGTIVLGLGLATIIPDNGVTAMRVADVDGVRLAGFLIDAGPVNSPTLLEIGPQGASADHAANPTTVQDVYIRIGGAGAGKATTSMVVNSDDTIVDHTWVWRADHGEGWGWETNRADYGVRVNGDDVLATGLFVEHFNKYDVEWYGERGRTIFFQNEKAYDAPNQAAIQNGSTKGYAAYRVDDSVDVHEGWGLGSYCYYNVDPTIRQDHGFKAPVKPGVKFHSLLVVSLGGNGQYEHVINDIGSPTSGTATIPSTVVSFP; from the coding sequence ATGCCCGCAGTCGGCATACCCGTGGCGACACCGTCACACGGACGAACCCCCGCCGCAGCCCGCCGCGGCATCGCCGCGACCGTCGTGACCACCCTCGTCGCAGCACTGCTCGCCTTCCTCCCGGCCCCCGCCGCCCAGGCCGCCCCGGTGCTGCTCTCACAGGGCAAGCCGGTCACCGCCTCCAGCCAGGAGAACGGCGGCACGGCCGCGGCCGGCGCCGTCGACGGCGACCTCGGCACGCGCTGGTCCAGCGCCTTCTCCGACCCCCAGTGGCTCCAGGTCGACCTCGGCGCGCCCGCGGCACTCGAGCGCGTCGAGCTGCGCTGGGAGGCCGCGTACGCGACCGCCTACAGGATCGAGATCTCCGTCGACGGCACCACCTGGTCGACGGCCCACTCCACGACCACCGGCGCCGGCGGCACCGAGACCGTCGCCGTCTCGGGCACGGCCCGCTACGTCCGGATGCAGGGCGTCACCCGCGCCACCGGATATGGCTACTCCCTCTGGGAGTTCCAGGTCTACGGCACCACGGACGGCGGCCCGGTGCTGCCCGGCGGCGGTGACCTCGGCCCGAACGTGCACATCATGGACCCGTCCACGCCAGGCATCCAGGCCAAGCTCGACCAGGTCTTCCAGCAGCAGGAGTCGGCGCAGTTCGGCAGCGGCCGACACGCCTTCCTCTTCAAGCCGGGCACCTACAACGGCCTCAACGCCCAGATCGGCTTCTACACCCAGATCGCCGGTCTCGGCCTGCGCCCCGACGACACCACCTTCAACGGCGATGTGACCGTCGACGCCGGGTGGTTCAACGGCAACGCGACGCAGAACTTCTGGCGCTCGGCGGAGAATCTGGCACTCAACCCGGTCAACGGGACCAACCGTTGGGCCGTCTCCCAGGCCGCCTCCTTCCGCCGCATGCACGTCAAGGGCGGCCTCAACCTCGCCCCGAGCGGGTACGGGTGGGCCAGCGGCGGCTACATCGCCGACAGCAAGATCGACGGCACGGTCGGGCCCTACTCGCAGCAGCAGTGGTACACCCGCGACAGCGCCGTGGGTGGCTGGACCAACGGTGTGTGGAACATGACCTTCTCCGGCGTCGAGGGCGCCCCGGCGACGAGCTTCCCCAACCCGCCGTACACCACCCTCGACACCACCCCGATCTCCCGCGAGAAGCCCTTCCTCCACCTCGACGGCAACGAGCTCAAGGTCTTCGCGCCCGCCAAGCGCACCAACGCCCGCGGCGTCAGTTGGGCGAACGGCACCCCGCAGGGCGAGTCGATCCCGCTCAGCCGCTTCTACGTCGTCAAGCCGGGCGCAACGGCGGCCACCATCAACGCCGCGCTCACCCAGGGCCTGCACCTGCTCTTCACCCCGGGCGTCTACCACGTCGACCGGACCATCAACGTCGACCGGCCGGGCACCATCGTGCTCGGCCTCGGCCTCGCCACGATCATCCCCGACAACGGCGTCACCGCGATGCGGGTCGCCGACGTCGACGGCGTCCGCCTCGCCGGCTTCCTGATCGACGCCGGCCCGGTCAACTCCCCGACCCTGCTGGAGATCGGCCCGCAGGGAGCCTCCGCCGACCACGCCGCCAATCCCACCACCGTTCAGGACGTCTACATCCGCATCGGTGGCGCGGGCGCCGGCAAGGCCACCACCAGCATGGTCGTCAACAGCGACGACACGATCGTCGACCACACCTGGGTCTGGCGCGCCGACCACGGCGAGGGCTGGGGCTGGGAGACCAACCGCGCCGACTACGGCGTCCGCGTCAACGGCGACGACGTCCTTGCCACCGGCCTGTTCGTCGAGCACTTCAACAAGTACGACGTCGAGTGGTACGGCGAGCGCGGCCGCACGATCTTCTTCCAGAACGAGAAGGCGTACGACGCACCCAACCAGGCCGCCATACAGAACGGCTCGACGAAGGGCTACGCCGCCTACCGCGTCGATGACTCCGTAGACGTCCACGAGGGCTGGGGCCTGGGCAGCTACTGCTACTACAACGTGGACCCGACGATCCGCCAGGACCACGGATTCAAGGCCCCGGTGAAGCCCGGGGTGAAGTTCCACAGCCTGCTCGTCGTCTCACTCGGCGGCAACGGCCAGTACGAACACGTCATCAACGACATCGGCTCACCGACCTCGGGGACCGCGACGATCCCGTCCACGGTCGTCTCGTTCCCCTGA
- a CDS encoding GH1 family beta-glucosidase, translated as MSEATDSIPPDLAALPRDFVWGTATSAYQIEGAVAEDGRSPSIWDTFSHTPGKIDNDDHGDEACDHYHRWPEDIAIMKRLGTDAYRLSVAWPRVVPGGDGPVNAAGLDFYDRLVDGLLAAGITPSVTLYHWDLPQVLQDRGGWTSRETAEHLAAYASAVAGRLGDRVTQWATLNEPLCSGWIGHLEGRMAPGLTDLTAAVRASYHLLLGHGLATQALRAGAPGAQIGLVTNHSTVEAASTSPEDIAAAVRMDGHTNRWWLDPVYGRGFPVDMRELYRVELPERAGDLETIAAPLDWHGLNYYFPATVEDDPTGPVPYAKEVRLPDVPRTGMDWQIDAGGLEALLLRLTDDYGVRRLYVTENGSAFPDAVGPDGAVHDPDRIRYLEQHIAACARAARKGAPLAGYYAWSLLDNFEWAYGYDKRFGLVHVDYATQARTIKASGHRYAEIIRAHREASAGS; from the coding sequence GTGTCCGAAGCGACCGACTCCATACCCCCAGACCTCGCCGCCCTCCCCCGGGACTTCGTCTGGGGCACGGCCACCTCGGCCTACCAGATCGAGGGGGCCGTGGCGGAGGACGGCAGGTCCCCCTCCATCTGGGACACGTTCTCCCACACTCCCGGCAAGATCGACAACGACGACCACGGCGACGAGGCCTGCGACCACTACCACCGGTGGCCCGAAGACATCGCGATCATGAAGCGGCTCGGCACCGACGCCTACCGGCTCTCCGTCGCCTGGCCGCGCGTCGTCCCCGGCGGCGACGGACCGGTCAACGCGGCCGGCCTCGACTTCTACGACCGGCTCGTCGACGGACTGCTCGCCGCCGGCATCACGCCGTCGGTGACCCTCTACCACTGGGACCTTCCCCAGGTCCTCCAGGACCGGGGCGGCTGGACCTCGCGCGAGACCGCCGAGCACCTCGCCGCGTACGCCTCCGCCGTCGCCGGCCGGCTCGGTGACCGCGTCACCCAGTGGGCCACCCTCAACGAGCCTCTCTGCTCGGGGTGGATCGGCCACCTGGAGGGCCGGATGGCCCCCGGTCTGACCGATCTGACGGCCGCCGTCCGCGCCTCCTACCACCTCCTGCTGGGCCACGGCCTTGCCACGCAGGCCCTGCGCGCGGGCGCGCCCGGCGCGCAGATCGGTCTCGTCACCAACCACTCCACGGTCGAGGCCGCCTCCACAAGCCCCGAGGACATCGCCGCCGCCGTCCGGATGGACGGGCACACCAACCGCTGGTGGCTCGACCCCGTCTACGGGCGCGGCTTCCCGGTCGACATGCGCGAGCTGTACCGGGTCGAGCTGCCGGAACGCGCCGGTGACCTGGAGACGATCGCCGCACCGCTCGACTGGCACGGTCTCAACTACTACTTCCCGGCGACGGTCGAGGACGACCCCACGGGTCCCGTCCCATACGCCAAGGAGGTGCGCCTGCCCGACGTACCGCGCACCGGCATGGACTGGCAGATCGACGCCGGAGGGCTTGAGGCGCTCCTGCTGCGGCTGACCGACGACTACGGCGTACGGCGGCTCTACGTCACCGAGAACGGCTCCGCGTTCCCCGACGCCGTGGGCCCCGACGGCGCTGTGCACGACCCCGACCGGATCCGGTATCTGGAGCAGCACATTGCGGCCTGCGCCCGGGCCGCACGCAAGGGTGCCCCGCTGGCGGGCTACTACGCCTGGTCCCTGCTGGACAACTTCGAGTGGGCCTACGGCTACGACAAGCGGTTCGGCCTCGTCCACGTCGACTACGCGACCCAGGCCCGCACGATCAAGGCGAGCGGACACCGGTACGCGGAGATCATCCGGGCCCACCGGGAGGCGAGCGCGGGCAGTTGA
- a CDS encoding HEAT repeat domain-containing protein produces MLIGDVARRSGVSARMLRHYESLGLVRPTGRTEAGYREYSNEDIRRIFHVESLRSLGLSLREVGSALDDPGFKPSALVDDLIRQTRERIAGETALLTRLRRIGAAEPAGWEDVLQIVALLQALGSESAGKRQRAALSSVEGVPVPVDALVEAALSESDPNVAGALRWALAQSGDGGLTLLAEGLGSPVAEVRERAVRSIAEIPGGGATALLRDALTNSDIVVRRCAAVALGVRGVADAVPTLIGMVVEETNDVDAADALSVLASDPVLADQIATGLVGFLAHGTADPSARRRLTQALADIPGITASRALADLSHDEDRAVALTAAYILTLRDVP; encoded by the coding sequence GTGTTGATCGGTGATGTGGCACGACGGTCCGGGGTCAGCGCCCGGATGCTCAGGCATTACGAGTCGCTCGGCCTCGTGCGGCCGACGGGCCGCACCGAGGCGGGCTATCGCGAGTACTCGAACGAGGACATCCGGCGCATCTTCCACGTCGAGAGCCTGCGCTCCCTGGGACTGTCGCTGCGTGAAGTCGGCAGCGCGCTGGATGATCCCGGCTTCAAGCCCTCGGCGCTCGTCGACGATCTCATCCGCCAGACGCGCGAACGCATCGCCGGTGAGACGGCGCTGCTCACGCGTCTCCGTCGGATCGGTGCCGCGGAACCGGCCGGCTGGGAGGACGTCCTCCAGATCGTCGCACTCCTCCAGGCGCTGGGGTCGGAGAGTGCTGGGAAGCGTCAGCGCGCGGCCCTGTCCTCGGTCGAAGGGGTTCCGGTGCCCGTGGACGCGCTGGTCGAGGCGGCGTTGAGCGAGTCGGACCCGAACGTCGCCGGAGCTCTTCGATGGGCTCTGGCGCAATCGGGCGATGGAGGGTTGACGCTGCTGGCGGAGGGACTCGGCTCGCCGGTGGCCGAGGTGCGGGAGCGTGCGGTCCGGTCGATCGCCGAGATTCCGGGCGGTGGGGCGACCGCGCTGTTGCGGGATGCCCTCACGAACTCCGACATCGTGGTCCGCAGGTGTGCGGCTGTGGCGCTCGGGGTGCGTGGAGTGGCCGACGCGGTTCCGACGCTCATCGGCATGGTCGTCGAGGAGACGAATGACGTCGATGCGGCCGATGCGCTGAGCGTGCTGGCGAGTGATCCCGTGTTGGCGGATCAGATCGCCACCGGGCTCGTCGGCTTCCTCGCCCACGGCACCGCTGATCCGTCTGCACGTCGACGGCTGACACAGGCGCTCGCAGACATCCCGGGAATCACGGCGTCACGTGCCCTTGCAGATCTGTCTCATGACGAAGACCGTGCCGTTGCGCTCACCGCCGCATACATTCTCACGCTGCGCGATGTCCCGTAA
- a CDS encoding ROK family protein gives MTVRVGRTVRDLRRENRTAVLQRLYFDGPLSRFSLGPVTGLSSGSVSNVVAELVTEGLVEEAGSVDSAGGRPRTLLRISPHSGYMIGVDVGETRVRIELFDLALTELARVERPLETQGERRVDRYDVGVVVGHLREGIPEVLERAGIAAERLLGVGIGVPGIVARAGDDGAVVHGQTIGWDAVPLERLLRESRLLPDTIPYYIDNGAKTLGQAEMWFGAGRGARNAVVVLFGSGVGACVVADDMRPGRAVEWGHLTVRVRGRRCRCGAQGCLEAYAGAEALLQRWAEAGGRPPADADEETALTAMLAAAYPAPAADGVVPEADDTALAVLEETAEYLGAGFSDLINLFQPERILVGGWAGLQLGARFLDSVRAYATSYALSYPAAHVRIDLGTLGPDAVTVGAAILPLADFFARGGRRAETNPEEQPPAWQTTLQERAAQ, from the coding sequence GTGACAGTGCGCGTCGGCCGTACAGTGCGTGACCTGCGGCGGGAGAACCGCACCGCGGTGTTGCAACGGTTGTATTTCGACGGGCCGTTGAGCCGCTTCTCGCTCGGGCCGGTCACCGGCCTGAGTTCGGGCTCCGTGAGCAACGTGGTGGCCGAACTGGTCACCGAGGGCCTGGTGGAGGAGGCGGGCAGCGTCGACTCCGCCGGCGGCCGCCCCCGCACGCTGCTGCGCATCAGCCCGCACAGCGGGTACATGATCGGGGTGGACGTCGGCGAGACCCGGGTGCGGATCGAGCTCTTCGATCTGGCACTCACCGAACTCGCGCGGGTCGAGCGACCGTTGGAGACGCAGGGGGAGCGGCGGGTCGACCGCTATGACGTCGGGGTCGTCGTCGGCCATCTCCGAGAAGGCATCCCAGAGGTCCTGGAGCGGGCCGGCATCGCGGCGGAGCGTCTGCTCGGCGTCGGCATCGGCGTGCCGGGCATCGTCGCCAGGGCCGGCGACGACGGCGCCGTCGTGCACGGGCAGACCATCGGGTGGGACGCCGTACCGCTGGAGCGACTGCTGCGCGAGTCCCGGCTGTTGCCCGACACCATCCCCTACTACATCGACAACGGCGCCAAGACGCTCGGCCAGGCGGAGATGTGGTTCGGAGCCGGACGGGGCGCGCGCAACGCGGTCGTGGTCCTCTTCGGCTCGGGCGTCGGCGCCTGCGTCGTCGCCGACGACATGAGACCCGGCCGGGCCGTGGAGTGGGGCCATCTGACCGTACGGGTACGGGGCCGCCGCTGCCGCTGCGGCGCCCAGGGCTGCCTGGAGGCGTACGCGGGGGCCGAGGCGCTCCTCCAGCGCTGGGCCGAGGCGGGCGGCCGACCGCCCGCGGACGCGGACGAGGAGACCGCGCTGACCGCGATGCTCGCCGCCGCCTACCCGGCCCCCGCAGCCGACGGCGTCGTACCGGAGGCCGACGACACGGCCCTGGCCGTCCTGGAGGAGACCGCCGAGTACCTCGGCGCAGGGTTCTCCGACCTCATCAACCTCTTCCAGCCCGAGCGCATCCTCGTCGGAGGCTGGGCGGGCCTCCAACTGGGCGCCCGCTTCCTGGACTCCGTACGGGCCTACGCCACCTCCTACGCCCTGTCGTACCCGGCCGCGCACGTACGCATCGACCTCGGAACCCTCGGTCCGGACGCCGTCACCGTCGGCGCGGCGATCCTGCCGCTGGCCGACTTCTTCGCCCGCGGCGGCCGCCGCGCGGAGACGAACCCGGAGGAGCAGCCTCCGGCCTGGCAGACGACCCTCCAGGAACGGGCGGCCCAGTAG
- a CDS encoding sugar ABC transporter permease — translation MTTTAIEPAGRTASKLTPGKARSPRPPGRLRRISLPYLLLLPALVLELLVHLVPMVIGTVMSFKELTQFYIRDWGTAPWAGFDNYALTVDFDAPVGQALLNSFLTTCLFTLLSVGLCWLLGTAAAIFLQETFRGRGILRTIFLVPYALPVYAAVITWAFMFQRDNGLVNHVLHDQLGLTDSPPFWLIGENSFVTLLVVSVWKGWPFAFLIMMAGLQNIPREIYEAAALDGAGVWQQIRRITLPSLRPVNQVLVLVLFLWTFNDFNTPFVLFGKAAPEAADVISIHIYQSSFQTWNFGTGAAMSVLLLLFLLVVTGVYLLATSRGRKTGDA, via the coding sequence ATGACGACCACCGCCATCGAACCGGCGGGACGGACCGCATCGAAGCTCACCCCCGGGAAGGCGCGCAGCCCGCGCCCTCCCGGGCGGCTCCGCCGCATCTCGCTGCCGTACCTGCTGCTGCTCCCCGCGCTCGTCCTTGAGCTCCTGGTCCACCTGGTGCCGATGGTCATCGGCACCGTCATGAGCTTCAAGGAACTCACCCAGTTCTACATCCGGGACTGGGGCACTGCTCCGTGGGCCGGCTTCGACAACTACGCCCTCACCGTCGACTTCGACGCCCCGGTGGGCCAGGCGCTGCTGAACTCCTTCCTCACCACCTGCCTGTTCACGCTGCTCTCCGTCGGACTGTGCTGGCTGCTGGGCACCGCCGCCGCAATCTTCCTCCAGGAGACCTTTCGCGGCCGGGGCATCCTGCGGACGATCTTCCTCGTCCCCTACGCCCTGCCCGTCTACGCCGCCGTCATCACCTGGGCGTTCATGTTCCAGCGGGACAACGGCCTGGTGAACCACGTGCTGCACGACCAGCTCGGGCTCACCGACAGCCCGCCGTTCTGGCTGATCGGCGAGAACAGCTTCGTGACGCTGCTCGTCGTATCGGTGTGGAAGGGCTGGCCCTTCGCCTTCCTCATCATGATGGCCGGTCTGCAGAACATCCCCCGGGAGATCTACGAGGCCGCCGCCCTGGACGGCGCGGGCGTCTGGCAGCAGATCCGCCGGATCACGCTGCCCTCGCTGCGCCCGGTCAACCAGGTGCTCGTCCTGGTGCTCTTCCTGTGGACGTTCAACGACTTCAACACGCCGTTCGTGCTGTTCGGCAAGGCGGCCCCCGAGGCGGCCGACGTGATCTCGATCCACATCTACCAGTCGTCGTTCCAGACCTGGAACTTCGGCACGGGCGCGGCCATGTCCGTCCTGCTGCTGCTGTTCCTGCTCGTCGTGACGGGCGTCTACCTCCTGGCCACCTCCCGAGGAAGGAAGACGGGCGATGCCTGA